The Drechmeria coniospora strain ARSEF 6962 chromosome 02, whole genome shotgun sequence genome has a segment encoding these proteins:
- a CDS encoding putative GAL4-like transcriptional activator — protein sequence MPRNSFSRNPVLRVSRPVSACSRCRNAKVKCDGKLPACTACEKAGRENECSNVNDQFARGKERSYVAALESRIEKLERRLQFASSRKASVAFHEHDASAVTEVDRRDSLATIRAAIYRKAARSRENRDLNAIVSDFGLLSVDATTRDFEPSASKFTFARVVLAATTVDDIPDPTQQQLPSRQAAQALVQHFLANIYSLYPFFSETALWTVLDDVYRQDERAIIDADYWLLYMVLAIASSSQSRRIDDQMYHDGVGFVSQALLYADKALAPGCVTQIQSLLLLTLYSMLDSAHFDSWHVIGFTTRAVVDIGFHQDPPSSSLSDKAALDMRRKIFYSAYALDRTISMAHARSFSFTNDSVNVAFPSTSSIGRKSVTAPIAGPQSADPALLLFQLRRAQSFWYQELCQSKAEPLEDSSYIWQWCLEMREWGDSLPAALPAAMRRMFEQELWYSYVYCIAPSGRTREVTDYTRTLIFEYALAYLGSMHETAQGGLNSAFYTYQDALKVFFMASQLNAVLLAAEDVLLSGAHVSPPPTMPGSTPAPPIPRRRIHSGAPTDDNTARSIWCLERVPQILALYGARWKEAVMLKQHFEFVSADALDRLRARQQMQMPLPLPLQSHPGQYQNGDPALSPPIHPPVQGQQPRMDMNWAEGYPTM from the exons ATGCCCCGGAACAGCTTCTCTCGAAATCCGGTGCTCCGCGTCTCGAGGCCAGTGTCTGCCTGCTCGCGCT GTCGCAACGCCAAGGTCAAG TGTGACGGCAAGCTTCCGGCCTGTACGGCTTGCGAAAAGGCTGGCCGTGAGAATGAGTGCTCCAATGTGAACGACCAGTTTGCCCGGGGCAAGGAGCGGAG TTAcgttgccgccctcgagTCGCGCATCGAGAAGCTCGAGAGACGTCTTCAGTTTGCGAGCTCCCGAAAAGCCTCGGTTGCCTTCCACGAGCATGATGCGTCTGCCGTCACCGAGGTCGACAGAAGAGACTCCCTCGCCACCATCCGCGCAGCCATCTATCGCAAAGCCGCTCGGAGCCGCGAGAACCGCGACCTCAACGCCATCGTCTCCGACTTTGGCCTCCT GTCCGTCGACGCCACGACGCGCGATTTCGAACCTTCCGCCAGCAAGTTCACCTTCGCCAGAGTGGTCCTGGCCGCGACAACCGTCGATGATATCCCCGACCCCACACAGCAGCAGCTGCCCAGCAGGCAGGCGGCCCAAGCTCTCGTCCAGCACTTTCTCGCCAACATTTACTCCCTCTATCCCTTCTTCTCGGAGACAGCCCTCTGGACcgttctcgacgacgtctATCGCCAGGATGAGCGTgccatcatcgacgccgaCTACTGGCTCCTCTACATGgtgctcgccatcgcctcgtcctcgcagAGCCGGAGAATCGACGACCAAATGTAtcacgacggcgtcggcttcgtctcgcAGGCCCTGCTCTACGCCGACAAGGCTCTCGCCCCGGGATGCGTCACCCAGATCCAATCCCTCCTCTTGCTGACCCTCTATTCCATGCTCGACTCGGCCCATTTCGACAGCTGGCACGTCATCGGCTTCACCacccgagccgtcgtcgacattgGCTTTCACCAAGAtcccccgtcctcgtccctctcCGACAAGGCTGCCTTGGACATGCGCCGCAAGATTTTCTACTCGGCCTACGCGCTCGATCG CACCATCAGCATGGCTCATGCGCGATCCTTCTCCTTCACCAACGACTCCGTCAACGTCGCCTTTCCGAGCACGTCGAGCATCGGTCGCAAGTCGGTGACGGCACCCATCGCAGGCCCTCAGTCTGCCGATCCCGCCCTGCTGCTTTTTCAACTGCGACGAGCCCAATCCTTCTGGTATCAGGAGCTGTGCCAATCGAAAGCCGAGCCGCTGGAAGACTCGTCGTACATTTGGCAGTGGTGCCTGGAGATGCGGGAGTGGGGTGATTCCTTACCCGCCGCGCTGCCGGCCGCCATGCGCCGCATGTTCGAGCAGGAACTGTGGTACAGCTACGTTTATTGCATCGCCCCGTCGGGGAGGACGCGAGAGGTCACGGACTACACCCGCACTCTGATATTCGAATACGCCCTGGCATACCTCGGCAGCATGCACGAGACGGCACAGGGCGGCCTGAACAGCGCCTTCTACACCTACCAAGACGCCCTCAAGGTCTTCTTTATGGCCAGCCAGCTCAACGCAGTTTTGCTTGCCGCCGAAGACGTTCTGCTGTCTGGAGCGCACGTTTCTCCTCCCCCAACCATGCCGGGTTCGACCCCTGCGCCGCCGATCCCTCGCCGTCGTATCCATTCTGGCGCCCCAACAGACGACAACACGGCCAGGAGCATCTGGTGCCTCGAGCGCGTTCCCCAGATACTTGCCCTCTACGGCGCACGCTGGAAAGAAGCTGTCATGCTCAAGCAGCACTTCGAGTTCGTCTCCGCCGACGCGCTCGACCGTCTTCGGGCGCGTcagcagatgcagatgccgctgcctctgcctctgcagTCGCACCCGGGCCAGTATCAGAATGGCGACCCGGCGCTTTCTCCGCCAATTCACCCTCCTGTGCAGGGTCAGCAGCCGAGGATGGACATGAACTGGGCCGAAGGCTACCCAACTATGTGA